CAGATAAAGAGGGGCCAGTCGAAATGCGCCCGCAGCTTGCTCAATCCGCTCACGGCGATCCCCCGGCGCGCCGCTCAGCGGTCGGCGGCGCAGACGCAGAGCTCGGCGCAGCGGCCGCCTTGCTGAAGTAACTGCGCACGATCTCCATCGCGACGGGGGCCGCCACCTTCGCGGCCTGCCCGCCGTGCTCGATCAGCACCGCGACGGCGATCTGCGGCCGCTCGACCGGCGCATAGGCCGCGAACCAGGAGTGGTCCTCGAGCGCGTGCGCCGTGGCGAAGCCGCGGCGGATCACCTGGGCAGTCCCGGTCTTTCCCGCGACGGAGAGCCCCTCGAGGCGCGCGTCATGGCCAGTCCCCTTCGGGTCGGCAACGACCGCCACCAAGGCCGCGCGTAGGCGCTGCAGCGTCTCGGGACGCAGGTTGATCGCGCGACGAAGCCGCGGAATAAAGGGCTGCAAGACCTCGCCCGTCGGCGTCTCGATCCGCTCGACGATCTGCGGCGCGTAGAGGCGGCCGCCGTTGGCCAGCGCCGCGTAGAGCGCCGCCACCTGGATCGGCGTCACCTTGACGCTGCCCTGGCCGATCGCAGCGTTGAGCGTGAACCCGAGCCGGAAGGGCCGCCCGCGCTCCGCGTACCAGGCCTTCGTGGGAATCAGCCCACCCACCTCGCCGTTCAAGCCGACGCCGGTCGTCGCGCCCAGACCGAAGAGGCGCGCGTAGTTTGCCAAGCGGTCGAGCCCGACGCGCTCCGCCAGCAGGTAGAAGTAAACGTTGCATGACTCGGCCAGCGCCCGATGGAGATCGACCTTGCCGTGGGTGTGACTGCAGCGAAACGAGCGCCGGCCAAAGCTGTGCACGCCCTTGCAGGTGATGTGTTCGTCCCAGGTCGCGAGGTGATCCTCGACGGCGGCGGTCGCCGTCACCACCTTGAAGATCGACCCAGGGAAGTAGTTCTCGCGGAAGACCTTGTCGAGCAAGGGGCGCCGCGGATCGTCGAGCAACTCGCGTGCTTGGCGCGGCGTCAGCCGCCCGGTCAGCACGTTGGCGTCGAATGCGGGATGCGAGGCGGTGGCCAGCACCCGGCCCGTCTCGACCTCCAGCACCACCGCCGCGCCCGAGGCATAGCGGCGCAGAGCGCGCTCGACGCGCCGCTGCAGCTCGAGGTCGATCGTCAGGACGAGCGTATTCCCTGCCTGCGGCGCCACGCGCTGCGGCTGGCCGCCGAGCAGAGCGCCGGCCCACGGCTCGTGTCGTCGACGACCATGCGCGTCGACGATGACCCGCTCCACGCCCGTCAAACCGCGCAGCTGGTCCTCAAAGAGCCGTTCGACGCCGTAGCGCCCGACGAGCTGCCCCGCGTGGTAACGCCCGCGCGTATCGCGCGCCAGATCATCCGCAGTCACCTCGCTCATGTAGCCCAGGAGGTGCGCCGCCACCGCGCCATGCAAATAGTGGCGCTGGGCGACGGCCACCGCGTCGAAGGCGGGCACGTCGGTCTTCAGCATCTCGAGCTGCGCGAGCTGATCGCGATCGATGTCGCGCAGCAGCAGCAGGCGCTGATTGCGGCGCGTCGCGCGCGCCGCGGCCACGCGCCGCCGCACCACCCGCGCGCGCTCCGGGTCGATTCCGAGGGCGCGCACGAAGCGCTCGAGGGCGCGATCGTCGACGAAGCGGGGCGCGGCGTAGACGTCGAACGATGGGCGCACACCGACCAGCAGGCGCCGCGAACGGTCGAAGATCGCACCCCGGGCCGCCGCGATCGTCCTCTCCTGGAGGTAATTATCGGCGGCCGCCGCGCGGAACGCCGCCCCGCGCGCGACCTGCAACTGCCAGAGCCGCCCGATCAGCACGCCAAAGACGAGCAAGACGAAGACCACCAGGTAGGCGTAGCGTCGCTGCAGCTCCGGTATGTGGACAGGCGTGGCCAAGCAGCGACTCCTAGCGCAACCCCGACCGGGCACCGGGCAGCGCCTCGCGCCCGGCCAAGGCCTGATCGATCCGCGCCAGCGCCCGCAGCAGCGGCGCGGCCGCTGCTGCCGTGAGCAGCGTCTGGGCCAGCAGCAGCAGCAGCCAGGAGCCACTCGGTGCCGCGCGCCAGAGCACGCTGCGCAACAAGGTGCCCACGATCCCCGCGTAAAGCGCGGCGGCGCCGCCGACGATCGCGTAGGAGAGCGCACCGCCGAGATAGAGCTTGCGCGCCAGGCCGCGCCCAAAGAGATAGACCGCCGCCAGCGCCAGCGCCTGTAGACCGGCCGGGGTCCCGGCCAGCAGATCGGCCAGGTAGCCCAGGCCCACGGTGACGCCGACGCCGGCGGGATCGAACCAGCCCCCCGCGCGACTGATCGCGGCGCCGCGCGGGGCAGCCGCGGGCGCGGCCGTCAGCGACACATGCAGCACGATCAGCGTCGCCACATCGCAAGAGACGCGCGTCAAGCCGAAGAGCTGCAGCAGCGGACCGAGCAGCGTCAAGAGCACGAAGCCGATCGACCAAAACAACAGGACGCGGGTCACGGCGCCAATCCCCGCGCCGGAACGATCGCCGGCGCAGCTTCCCCGACCGCAGCGGGCGCCGGCGCCGCGATCACCAGCACCTCCTTGAGCTCGCCGAAGTCCATCGCCGGGGTGACGTCGACCTCGCGGTAGAGCCCACCCTCGTCGGGTCCAACCCGCGACACGCGCCCGACGACCAGCCCCTCGGGGAACAGCCCGGCGGCGCCGCTCGTCACCACCCAGTCGCCAGTCTTCACGGTCTCGCGCCGCAGGACGTAGTCGAGACGACAGCGATAGCCGTCGCTGCCATCCGCGCCGCGCAGGAGCCCTCGCGCCCCGCTCCGGCTCAGGACGACGTCGACGGCGCTCTTGGGGTCGACGAGGAGCGTCACCTCGGCGTAGTCACCGAAGACGCGGCCCACGCGACCGACGACGCCTTGATCGGTCACCACCGGCATCCCGCGCCGCAGCAACTCGCCGCCACGGTCGACATAGAGCCGCAGCGCCCGCGCGAAGGCCGAGGGCGGCCTGCCTATCACGCGCGCCGACACGGTCTCCAAGCCGCGGCGCTGGCGAAAGGCCAGCAGCCGTTCATAGCGGGCCGCGATGCGCAGCTCGCGCCGCGCCTGCTGGAGGCCGAAGCGCAGCTGCTGCCGCTCGGCGCGGAGCGCTTCGTTCTCGCCCTCGACGTGCACCAGGAAGAAGTAGCGCCGCCACCAGCGCTGCACGCCTTCCGCGGAAGACGCTACGGCGCGCTCCAGCGGGCCCGCCGCGCGCAAGAGCAACCGGTCGAAGCCATTGAGTTCGCCGGGGGCGCGCAGCTGCGCGCGCAGCAGCAACAGCGGCAAGCCTACCAGCAGCAGCGCCAACAGCAGGTCGCGCCAGCGCCGCGGTAGCATCAGAGTCGACATCGACGCCCTCTCGTCGGGTCAGCGAGCGACTGGCGAGCCGCCCCTGACTGGCGTGCAGCGGCGGCAGGGCGGGCTACGCCCTCGCGCAGTCGGTTAGCGCGCGTCGTCGCCCGATCGCCGCAAGCTCAATGACCCGATCGCCGCAAGCTCAATGGATCGCCACCTCGCGCAAGAGCTTTAGCTCGTCGAGCGCGCGACCCGAACCGAGCGCCACGGCGCATTCCGGGTTGTCGGAGAGCATTACGGGCAGCCCCGTCTCCTCGCGAATCAGCACGTCGAGGTTGCGCAGCTGCGAGCCACCACCGGTCAGCACGATTCCCTTATCGACGATGTCGGCGGAGAGCTCCGGAGGCGTCCGCTCGAGCACCACCCGAACCGCGTCGACGATCGCGTTGATCGGCTCCGCCAACGCCTCGCGGATCTCGTCGGAGTTGGTCGTGATCGTCTTGGGTACCCCGGCGACGAGGTCGCGCCCCTTGACCTCCATCGTCAGCAGCTCATCGGGTGGGTAGGCGTTGCCGATCGTCTTCTTGATCTGCTCGGCCGTGCGCTCGCCAATCAGGAGGTTGTACTTGCGCTTGATGTACTGAGCGATCGCCTCATCCATCTTGTCGCCGGCGACGCGCAGCGATCGCGCATAGACGATGCCGGCCAGCGAGATGATCGCGACCTCCGTCGTGCCACCCCCGATGTCGACGATCATATTGCCGCTCGGCTCGGTGATCGGCAGCCCAGCACCGATCGCGGCGGCCATCGGCTCCTCGATCAGGTAGACTTCGCGCGCGCTGGCCGCCAGCGCCGAATCGCGCACCGCGCGCTTCTCCACCTCGGTGATGCCGGATGGCACGCAGATGATGATACGCGGTCGCACGAGCGTCTTGCGCTTATGCGCGCGGGTGATGAAATACCGTAGCATCGCTTCGGTGATCTCGAAGTCGGCGATCACGCCGTCCTTCATCGGTCGAATCGCCACGATGTTGCCAGGGGTCCGCCCCAGCATCTCCTTGGCCTCGTGCCCCACGGCGAGCACCCGACGTCCGCCGTTGCCATTCTTCTGCACGGCGACCACCGAGGGCTCGTGCGCGACGATGCCCCGATCCTTGACGTAGGTCAGCGTCGTGGCCGTGCCGAGGTCGATCGCCATGTCGTTGGAGAACAGGCCGTAGACCCAGTCGAGAAGCATGGCGCAGCCTGTCCGGGGAGAAGGGCCCCCACGTGGGAAGCAGCGCCCCGCCGACAAGATAGCCGCCAGGGCGCGTTGCTCATACACCAGCCCCTGCACGCTGACAAGCGCCGGCCGCTGCCGCCGGCCGCCGGCCCTATGGCCCTCCGGCCCGCGGTGAACCTGCAGCAGAATTTCGCGGCCAGGGCCGGCGTTGCAGCGCGTGGGGCCTTCTGTTAGGGTCCCGCGGAAACGCGGGGTTCATCGCTGGTCCATGCCCGCTTCGGCTGGCCGTTCAGCCCGCAGAACCGCCCTGAAGACCGCCCTCGAGGTGTCCGATGCTCGATAGAATGCGCAAGCATTCGCGCTCCTTCATCATCTACATCTTCTTTGGCATCATCATCGGCGTCTTCGTCGTCAACTTCGGTCCGCAGTCGCAGGGCTGCGTAGCCGACACGACCCACGCGGGTGCGGTCGCCGGCCGGGCGATTACGATCAACGACATCAGCTATGCGATGGCGGTGGCGGGATTGCCCAGCTCGGGTCTCGCGGAGGACCAGGTCGCGATGCTGCGGGCGTTGATCTTGGATCGCTACGTGGTGCGCGAGCTGATGGCCGAGCGAGCGATCGAGCTCGGGCTGCGCGTCCCGGACGCCGAGATCGAGGATATGCTGCTGGCCGGGCGCTACCTCGCGCTGGGCCAACAGCAGCCGCTCGTCCGCGGCGACAGCGGCGGCTTCGACTACGACCTGTTTTCGCGCTACGTGCGCTATAACTGGGGCATCACCGTCAAGAAGTTCAAGGAGGAGCAGCGCCGCGAGCTCTTGGCGCACAAGCTGAGACAGCTGCTCGACGGCGCCGTTGGCGTGGCCCCCAGCGAGGTGCAGAACGACTTCGTGCAGCGCCAGACGCAGGTTCAGCTGCAGTACGTGCGCTTCGCCCCGAGCGAGCTGCGCGAGCGCGTGCGCTTGACCACTGCCCAGCTCGACGCCTTCGCCGCGACGCACCAGCAGGCGCTGAGAAAGTACTACGAGGTCAATCGGACGGCCTTCACTGGCCTGCCGCAGCAGGTGCTGGTCCGCGCCCTCGCCCTCCGGGCCGCCATCGGTGGGGATCGCCAGGCCGCCCAAGCGGCGGCCGCGCGCCTGCTGGCGAAGGCCCGCGCAGGGGCGGACCTCGGGGCGCTGGCGCGCGAGGCCTCGACAGACGCCAGCGCTGGCGTCGACGGGCTGCTCGGTTGGCGCAACAGCGCCGCGCCGGCGATTGCGCCGGCCGTCGATGCCGCGCTGCAGCAGCTCAAGGACGGCGAGCTCTCCCAGGTGATCGTCGCCGGCGAACGGCTCTATATCGTGCGCATCGAAGGTCGCCGCAGCGGCGACGTGCCGCTGGCCAAGGCCGAGCGCGAGATCGCGCTCGAGCTGGCGCGCGACGAGGGCGCCCGCGCCCTAGCCAACGAGCTCGCCAACAGCTTCCTCGCCCGGATCAAGCGGGGCGCCAAGCTGGAGCAGCTCTTCGTGGCCGCGCGCGACGAGGGCGCGACGACAGACGACGCGACGACGGACGAAGGGCCCGCGGGGGACGGCGGCGCTGCGGAGGCGCCGCCCTCCGCGACGGCGGCGGTCGCCGCTGCCGGAGACAGCGCCGGCGCCGGCAGCCCCGGGCCTGACGATCGCCGCTTTGAGCTGAGGACCTCGAGCCTCTTCATGCGCAGCCCTGATCACACCATTCCCGGCATCGGCGCCTCTGGGGAGCTCAGCGAGGCGGTCTTCCGCCTGCAGCGCGGTGAGGTGGCGGATCGCCCCTTCGCCGTCGGTCCCATGGTCTATCTCGTGGCCCTCAAGGACCGCCGAGAGGCTGACATGCAGGAGTGGGCCGAGCGCCGACAAGAACTGACGCGCTCGTACCAGGACGCGAAGGCGCAGGAGCTCGTGCGGCACGTCGAACAGGACCTCTGCCAGCGGGCGCTCGAGCGCAAGCGCGTGAACATCGATCCGCGTATCCTCGCGCGGCCGGCGGCTGAGGGTGAGGCGAAAGACAAGAGCGCCGACTACGTCCCCTGCCGCACCCTGCAGGCCGCGGGGGCGATGCTCTAGGCGCGGACGGCGCACCGCAGGGAATGGATCGCAGCGCGCGCCGCGCGGAATCGACCGCCGCGGGTCCGAGCCCGATCAGTCCTGCCCGGCGGCCCCGCCGTCCAGCTGGCGATCCAGATGGCGGTCGAGCAGCCGCCCCACGCCCGGCACGGCGGCCAAGACGTGCGCCTTGCCCTTCGGCCTCAGCTTCTGGTAGGCGCTGACCAGCCCCCGGTGACTCGAACGCTCGGCTCGGCGGTCCGTCACGGCCAACAGGCTCTCCGCCACCCGATCGCTGCGCGAGGTCAGATAGCGCTCGATCGACGCGGAGCCGCCCTCGCCTTGGAACTCGGCGTAGAAGGGCTCGAGCTGCGCGATGAACTCATCGAGCAGCGCCTCGACCAGCTCGTGGATCATCCGGGGCTTGAGCGCCTGCACGACGCTGAACACCGTCTTGACGGCAAAGCCGGTGATGCCGCTCTTGGCGCGCACCTCGCTCTCGACCAGACTGACGCAGTCATCGACGACGACGCCGCGCCGCTCCGGACTGGCGACCAGGGTAGCTAGCTGTTTCACTCCCACTTCTCCTTCTCTCTGTGGATCCGTCCGCTTTCGTCTGTCCTGCATTCCGTTAGCGCGCCACCGCGCGGCGCGCTCCGACGAAAGAACCCGCCCACGCGCGGCACCACGCCCTCGCTGGAGGCAGGGGGGCGCATGCTACGCCTGAAGCCCATCGGCGACAACGCCCGATCGGCGGCAACGCCCCCTCGGCGAGCGCCGCCGAAGCAGTCATCTGCAGGCACCGCTGCAGGCGCCGCGCGTGGCACTCCGCGGCTCGTTGCCACGGCGACCGGTGTGCTAGACTCCGCGCGTCTCAGAGGCGACAACGTGGCCGAACGTGGCCGAACGTGGCCGAACGTGGCCGAGGGTCCGTCCATGACTGAACCGAAGATTGATAGCAAACCTGGCGACAGGACGCGGCTCGCCGCGATTCCGCTGCGCAACATGGTGCTCTTCCCCGGCGTCGTTCAGCCAATCGACGTCGGACGCCCGCGCTCGATGGCGGTAGCAGAGCGCGTGGAAGCCCAGCACGGGCTGCGCATTGCGGTCGTCACCCAGCGCAGTCCCGAGGTCGATGAGCCGGCGCTGAGCGACATCTTTCCGATCGCCGTCGAGGCCGAGGTGCTGCGGGTGATGAAGGTGGCCGCCAACCGCGCCACCATCGTCGTCCGCGGCGTCCGCCGCCTCCGCGTGCATGAGCTCGATACGGCCGATGGGGCGCTGCACGCGCTCTGCGAGCCGCTGGTCGAGGTCCGGGCCGACGAGGTCGAGGCGCAAGGTCTGGCGATGGCCGTGCGCGACGCGGCCAAGCAGATCGTGGCGATCTCCCCGGACATCCCCGATGAGGCCGGCGCCCTGCTCGATCAGATCCGCGACCCGGCACGGATGGGCGACGTGGCTGCTGCCAACATCGAGGGCACCACCGCGGAGAAGATGGAGCTGCTCGAGCTCCTCGACGTGCCGCAACGGCTGCGCGAGGTGCTGACCCGGCTGCAGCGGGCGCTCGAGACCTACCGCGTCAAGGAGCACATCGACTCGCACGTGCGCGCGGAGATGGGTCGCCACCAGCGCGAGGCGGTGCTGCGTCAGCGGCTGCGGGCGATCCAGGAAGAGCTCGGCGACGCCGATGACGATGACGGGAGCGCCGAGTTCGAGGAGCGCCTCCGCGCGATCGAGATGCCGGCCGAGGTGCGGGAGGTCGCCGAGAAGCAGGTCGTGCGCATGCGACAGATTCCGACGCAGTCGCCGGAGCACACCGTGGCGCGCACCTATCTCGAGTGGCTCGTCGAGCTCCCCTGGAGCACGATGACGCCCGACGACCTCGATCTCGATCACGCGCGACGCATTCTCGACGAGGATCACTATGGCCTCGATCGCGTGAAGAAGCGCATCGTGGAATATCTCGCCGTGCGCAAGCTCAAGCCGGACAAGAAGGGGCCGATTCTCTGTCTGGTCGGCCCTCCCGGCGTGGGGAAGACCTCGACCGGGCGCAGCGTCGCGCGCGCGCTCGGCCGCAAGTTCGTGCGGGCCTCGCTCGGCGGCGTGCGTGACGAAGCGGAGATCCGCGGGCACCGGCGCACCTACGTTGGCGCGCTGCCGGGGAGAATCATCCAGGGCATTCGGCGCGCGGGCACCCGCAACCCTGTCTTCGTGCTCGATGAGATCGACAAGCTCGGTCGCGACTTCCGCGGCGATCCCTCGTCCGCGCTGCTCGAGGTGCTCGACCCCGAACAGAACGACACCTTCTCGGACCACTTCCTCGAGGTGCCCTTCGATCTGTCGCAGGTGCTCTTCTTCGCCACCGCCAACGAGATTGACCCGATTCCACCGGCACTGAAGGATCGCCTCGAGGTGATCGACCTGCCTGGCTACACGCGCAACGAGAAGCTGCACATCGCTCGCCGCCACTTGATCCCCAAACAGCTCGAGGAGCATGGGCTCGCCGCGACCCTGCTACAGCACTCGGCGGGCGGCGCCACTGCAGCGAGCGCTACAGCGAGCGCTGCGGCAAGCGCTACAGCGAGCGAGGCACCACCGGCTGCAGCAGCGAGCGAGGCGACGACCGAGGGCAGCGTGGCGCTGACCGTGCTGGAGGACACCACGGTGCTCCACGTCGCGGACCACTACACGCGCGAAGCGGGCGTGCGCAACCTCGAACGTGAGCTGGCCTCGATTTGCCGCGGTCTGGCCGTGCGGGTGGCCTCGGATCGCGAGCTGCCGAGCACCGTCACGCCGCAACACCTGCTGGAGCTGCTCGGACCGGTCAAGTACTACCCCGAGGCGGCCGAGCGCACCGAGATCACCGGCGTCGCCACCGGACTGGCCTGGACGTCCTCCGGCGGCGAGCTGATGTTCGTCGAGGCCACCCGCATGCCGGGCAAGGGCAAGCTGATTCTCACCGGTCAGCTTGGCGAGGTGATGCAAGAGTCGGCCCAGGCCGCGCTGAGCTACGCCCGAACCAAGGCGGTCGAGCTCGGCCTCGAGGTCGATTTCTTTGCCGAGTCGGATCTCCACCTCCACGTGCCAGCCGGCGGCATCAAGAAGGACGGGCCCTCCGCTGGGATGACGATGGTGGCCGCGCTGGTCTCGCTGCTCTCCGGCCGGCGCGTGCGCGACGACCTGGCGATGACCGGTGAGATCTCGCTGCGCGGCACCGTGATGCCGGTCGGGGGCGTCAAGGAGAAGGTGCTCGCGGCGCATCGCGCGGGCTTGCGCCGGGTGCTGCTGCCGGAGCGCAACCGGAAGGACCTGATCGACGTCCCCAAGGAAATCCAAGTCGAGATGGAGCTGCTCTTCGTCAACGACATCGCGCAGGCCCTGGCCCTCGCCCTCGAGGCCACGCCGCGGACGCCGCGCAAGAAGCGCAGCCGCGATCCGGTCGTCCCTGACACCGCCGCGCACTCGGCCGCCTGAGCGCCGTCCCCGTCGGCAAGAGCTGTGGCGGCCGGGTCTCGCCGATCATCTGCCGCCACCTGGACAAGGAGTGAATCGTGACTCGAACGCTACGCTACCTGCTTCCAGCGCTCGCGTGCAGCCTCGGTGGCTGTGTCGGCCCGCAGGAAACGCTGCTGATCTTCATCGTGGTGATCCTGCTCTTTGGCGCCTCGCGCTTGCCCCAACTGGGACGGGCCTTGGGCGAGACGCTGCGCGCCTTCCGCAGCGCGGCGGGCGGCGGGGAAGACGATGAGCAGGCGCGCGCGGAGCAGGCACGCCTCAGCGCCAGTCGCAAGGCCACCCCGATCGAAGGTGCGAGCGCCCGGCCCATCGAGGACGCGCGAGCGGACGCGCGCGAGGACGTACGAGCGGAAGGCGCTGGGCAAACGCGCCCGCGCGACGATCGTCGCGACTAGCCCGCGTCGCCAACCACGCCGCTTGCCTCGCGCGCTGGGCTGCTAACGCAGAGCCTCGGCTAGCGCAGAGCCTCGGCGATGCGAACGATGCGCGGCAACAGCGCTTCGAGCTGGTCCAGCGAGAGCATGCGCCGGTCGTCTGAGCGAGCGTTGGCCGGGTCGGGGTGGCACTCCACGAAGAGCGCATCAGCTCCCGCCGCGACACCTGCGCAGGCCAGCGGCGCAATCTCACTCGGTTGATTCGACGCATGCCCGGCGTCGACGACCACGGGGCAACCGAGGGCCTGCAGCTCCCCGAGCCCCGCGAGATCGCAGACGAGCCGATCGTAGCCAAAGCTGGAGCCGCGCTCGGTGACGAGCACGGCCTGCGCCCCCGCGCCGCGCAGCTTTCCGACCGAGCCGGCCAACCCAACCGGCGACATGAACTGCCCCTTCTTCAGGTTGACGACCCGCCCCGCGGCGCCGACGGCCTCGAGCAGGCTGGTCTGCCGGCAAAGGAGCGCGGGCACCTGGAGCACCTCGACGACCTGCGCCGCGGCCGGCACGTCGCTCGGGCGATGCACGTCCGTGAGCAGCGGGCAGCCGAAGCGAGCCTTGATCGCGGCGAGGCTCGCCAGCCCGCGCTCGAGCCCAGGTCCACGATAGGCCTCGCCGATCGTGCGGTTGTCCTTCTCGTAGGACGACTTGAAGATCAGGGGCAGGCGCCGCGCAGCGGCCATCGCCACCAGGCGCTCGGCAGCGACGAACATGACGTCATCACTTTCGACGACGCAGAGGCCGGCGATCAACGCCAAGGGTTGACCGCGACCGATCGTCACGCCTGCCGCCACAGATACAGTGCTCATCGCGTAAGTTCTCCTCTGCCCGCGTCAACGGGCACAGCGAAAGCCGAGGTCGACATCGACGTAGTCCGGGGGGAAGTGCAGCCGGTTGCTCGTGCGCGGCAACGAGAAATAGGAGCAGCACGAGCCGCCGCGGACCACGCGAGTCTGCCGCCCGAGACCATCCGCCGCCTCGGCGCCCGGCCGCGGCTTGGCCGGACCACGCGGGTTGCGCACGACGCGCTGGTCATAGGGGCCATAGGCATCCGCGACCCACTCCCACACGTTCCCCGCCAGATCCAGCACCCCCTCCGGGCTCGCGCCGCGCGGATAGCTGCCGACGGCGACGACGTGTCCGGGGTTCTTCCCGGCGCAAAGACCATCGCCCGCGAAGTTGCCGAAGTTGGCCCGATCACAGCGCAGCGCGTCGCCCCAGGGGTAGACTCGTGGGGTGGAACCCCGGGCCGCGCGCTCCCACTCGGCCTCGGTCGGCAGGCGCCCGCCGCGCCACGCGCAGTAGGCGCTCGCATCTTCCCAGCTCACACCGACGACCGGCAGGTTCTCCCCCCGTGGCCCGTCGTAGACCTGCGGCGGCCGGCAGCGCCCGCTGCGCACACACCCCGCGTAGCGCCCGCGCGTGACCTCGAAGCGGTCGATCGCGAAGGCTTCGAGCCAGAGGCGTCGCGGCGGCCGCTCATCGGCGTCGCCCGTCGCGCTCCCGCGCACGAACCATCCGGAGGCGATCGGCACCCCCAAGGGGGGCGGGGCCGCGCGCGCGCGGGACGAAAAGAGCGCCGCGGCCGCCAGGGTCAGCATCGGCGCCCCCCAGCGAACCAGCCGCGCGGGGCGCACCGACCGCCACCTGACGCTTCTTTCCTCTGTCGCGAACATCGTGGCGTGGTTCTAGCGCAGATCGGCGCGGGGGAGCCAACGGCGCGTCGAGCCAACACCGAGCGCCCGTGCGGGAAGCGACGCGAAGCAGACCACCAAGGACACCCCGGCGCATCGTGACGCCAGGCGGCGGCGCCAAGCGCCACCCTCATCGAGGACGACCCAGCGGCTAAGCGTTCGATTCGACGCGCGAGCGCGCCCTCGTGGAGGGTCCCGCCGAGCGCGGCACGATGCTTGCTTCGCTGGGCTGAGGTCGGGGAAGACGCTGCAGCGCGCAGGCGCCCGGTTTGGCCATCGCAGGCGGCGCCGCCGCTCGCGGGCCGCCCCATCGCTGGGAGAGGACGCCATGACCGCTCGCCTGCTTCGACAACGACCGGCCTCGCTCCGCAGCGCCCTGCTGCTCTTCCTCTGGGCCGCGGCGGCCTGCGAAGGCCAGGATCCGGGTGATGGGCAAGGCTTTGAACCGGCGGGGGCAGCCGGATATCGACCCTCGCTGGCCTCGCCAGCGCCAGCGCCCTCCTACGGCGCGCAGGGTGGCGGCTACGCCCCGACGAGCAACTACTCGCCTGGAAGCAATTCCCTCGGCGCGGCAGATCCGGGCCCCGCACTCGGTGGCGCTTCGAGCGCTGTCGCGCCGCCAGCGGCCGCGCCCGCG
This genomic stretch from Pseudomonadota bacterium harbors:
- the kdsA gene encoding 3-deoxy-8-phosphooctulonate synthase, translated to MSTVSVAAGVTIGRGQPLALIAGLCVVESDDVMFVAAERLVAMAAARRLPLIFKSSYEKDNRTIGEAYRGPGLERGLASLAAIKARFGCPLLTDVHRPSDVPAAAQVVEVLQVPALLCRQTSLLEAVGAAGRVVNLKKGQFMSPVGLAGSVGKLRGAGAQAVLVTERGSSFGYDRLVCDLAGLGELQALGCPVVVDAGHASNQPSEIAPLACAGVAAGADALFVECHPDPANARSDDRRMLSLDQLEALLPRIVRIAEALR
- a CDS encoding formylglycine-generating enzyme family protein, which gives rise to MLTLAAAALFSSRARAAPPPLGVPIASGWFVRGSATGDADERPPRRLWLEAFAIDRFEVTRGRYAGCVRSGRCRPPQVYDGPRGENLPVVGVSWEDASAYCAWRGGRLPTEAEWERAARGSTPRVYPWGDALRCDRANFGNFAGDGLCAGKNPGHVVAVGSYPRGASPEGVLDLAGNVWEWVADAYGPYDQRVVRNPRGPAKPRPGAEAADGLGRQTRVVRGGSCCSYFSLPRTSNRLHFPPDYVDVDLGFRCAR